Proteins found in one Alicyclobacillus cycloheptanicus genomic segment:
- a CDS encoding Maf family protein — MQTKSAATHPQPALVLASGSPRRSELLRTLGLTFTVVPSQADESISHNQPPGAIVEALAERKARTVVPALQDQADAANRVLVIGADTIVVVDGEILGKPADRDHAAHMLQRLQGRTHDVYTGLCIAALPAGTFQTAHSRTTVTMRPLTPVQIDRYIATGEPMDKAGAYAIQGFGATLVRQIEGDYFTVVGLPLALLSDMLAAHDVLVY; from the coding sequence ATGCAAACGAAGTCGGCAGCGACCCATCCGCAGCCAGCACTGGTGCTGGCGTCAGGATCGCCAAGGCGGTCGGAACTGCTTCGAACCCTCGGCCTGACGTTCACCGTCGTGCCAAGCCAGGCAGACGAATCCATCTCACACAACCAGCCCCCGGGCGCCATCGTGGAAGCGCTGGCGGAGCGCAAGGCGCGCACTGTGGTGCCGGCGCTCCAGGACCAGGCGGATGCGGCAAACCGCGTGCTGGTGATTGGCGCGGATACCATTGTGGTGGTCGACGGGGAGATTCTGGGTAAGCCGGCCGATCGCGATCATGCCGCGCACATGCTGCAGCGCCTGCAGGGTCGGACGCATGACGTCTACACGGGTCTGTGCATCGCCGCCCTTCCTGCCGGTACGTTCCAAACGGCGCACAGCCGCACGACGGTCACGATGCGGCCGCTGACACCTGTGCAAATCGACCGGTACATCGCAACCGGAGAGCCGATGGACAAGGCTGGCGCCTACGCCATTCAGGGCTTCGGCGCAACCTTGGTGCGTCAAATCGAAGGCGACTACTTTACGGTCGTTGGGCTGCCCCTTGCCCTGCTCTCCGACATGCTGGCAGCACACGATGTCCTTGTCTACTGA
- a CDS encoding esterase/lipase family protein — translation MKQRAASFWGKLVSASLLAVLCMGLADPGLHASTTPSSSTPSRSTPSGSTAAAASSSTSGTAAATGPYAPLDRPGPALTVPVKQLQSSLTCTANVPNARQNPVLLVAGTTMTPDVNFSWNYERAFTQQSIPWCAVTLPNHEMSDIQTAGEYIVYAIRHISALSGRKVDILGYSQGGMAPRWALRFWPDTRKDVDDFVAIDPSNHGTLDADAACTVGCAPAVWQQQTDSHFLQALNSGAETFAGISYTVIYSRADEVVFPNLDAAGSSSLHTGQGAIRNIAVQSICPADVSDHLAMGSIDPVAYALAMDAFTHAGPADPSRISPTVCTSLYMPGVDPSTFLPEYLNYLSTAGTVMATYPHTQSEPPLGAYVYAQPVR, via the coding sequence GTGAAACAGCGAGCAGCAAGTTTTTGGGGGAAACTGGTCAGTGCGTCTCTTCTGGCAGTCCTGTGTATGGGTTTGGCCGATCCCGGTTTGCACGCGTCCACCACGCCGAGCAGTTCCACACCGAGTCGCTCTACGCCAAGTGGTTCCACGGCCGCTGCGGCATCGTCATCCACATCCGGTACGGCGGCTGCCACGGGCCCTTACGCGCCGCTCGACCGCCCCGGCCCGGCGTTGACGGTCCCTGTCAAGCAGCTTCAGTCCAGCCTGACCTGCACAGCCAACGTGCCGAACGCCCGGCAAAACCCGGTCCTCCTCGTCGCAGGCACCACGATGACCCCGGACGTCAATTTTTCCTGGAACTATGAACGCGCCTTCACGCAGCAGAGCATTCCCTGGTGTGCCGTCACCCTGCCGAACCACGAAATGTCCGATATCCAGACTGCGGGCGAGTACATCGTCTACGCCATTCGTCACATCTCCGCACTCTCCGGCCGCAAGGTGGACATCCTCGGCTACAGCCAGGGCGGCATGGCGCCGCGCTGGGCACTCCGGTTCTGGCCGGACACGCGCAAGGACGTCGATGACTTCGTCGCCATTGACCCGTCCAACCACGGGACCCTGGATGCCGACGCCGCCTGCACCGTCGGGTGCGCACCAGCCGTGTGGCAGCAGCAGACGGATTCACACTTTCTGCAAGCCCTGAACAGCGGTGCGGAGACGTTCGCAGGCATCTCCTACACGGTCATTTACAGCCGCGCGGATGAAGTGGTGTTCCCCAACCTCGACGCGGCCGGCAGTTCATCGCTTCACACCGGACAAGGCGCAATCCGCAACATCGCAGTGCAATCCATCTGCCCTGCCGACGTCTCCGATCACCTCGCGATGGGCAGCATTGACCCGGTGGCCTATGCGCTGGCCATGGACGCCTTCACGCACGCGGGCCCAGCCGACCCGTCCCGCATCTCACCGACCGTTTGCACGTCCCTGTATATGCCTGGCGTCGACCCGTCGACGTTCCTGCCCGAATACCTGAACTACCTGTCGACCGCAGGGACGGTCATGGCCACCTACCCGCACACACAGAGCGAACCGCCGCTGGGCGCGTATGTGTACGCGCAGCCTGTCCGATAA
- a CDS encoding cation diffusion facilitator family transporter, which translates to MSSVHGQTHNPANHSHHHDHHHGDHGVFHTHAPAGRLRTAFWLTVLILLVEVGGGLLSHSLALLSDAGHVLTDLAAIGLSWFALRQAEKPSNRQMTFGYYRSGILAALVNAIALLFITLWILYEAYNRFLHPAPVAAKWMFVSAGIGLCINLYLGLGMRHESDLNIKSAVLHMLGDAAASAGVIVGGIVIVLTGWSVVDPALSALIALFISYGAWQIVKQTSGILMEGTPKDVDFGKVVETLKAIPGVHDLHDVHIWSITSGKNALSCHITLDGDMTIRDSQQILREMEHRLIHMGIGHVTIQTEDDEHPHEDSELCAAVEGHPHAHS; encoded by the coding sequence ATGAGCAGCGTACACGGCCAGACACACAATCCTGCAAACCATTCGCACCACCACGACCATCATCATGGTGATCACGGTGTGTTTCACACCCATGCGCCCGCCGGACGGCTGCGCACCGCCTTTTGGTTGACGGTGCTCATCCTCCTCGTGGAAGTCGGGGGCGGACTGCTGTCGCACAGCCTGGCGCTCTTGTCGGACGCGGGTCATGTGCTGACTGATTTGGCCGCGATTGGGCTCTCCTGGTTTGCGCTGCGGCAGGCGGAGAAACCTTCGAACCGGCAGATGACCTTTGGTTATTATCGATCAGGCATTTTGGCGGCGCTGGTGAACGCCATTGCACTGTTGTTCATCACGCTTTGGATTCTCTACGAAGCCTACAATCGCTTCCTGCACCCAGCGCCGGTGGCGGCGAAGTGGATGTTTGTCAGCGCAGGCATCGGGCTGTGTATCAACCTGTACTTGGGACTTGGCATGCGGCACGAATCGGACTTGAATATCAAAAGCGCGGTGCTGCACATGCTGGGGGATGCGGCGGCTTCGGCCGGTGTCATCGTGGGCGGCATCGTGATCGTGCTGACCGGGTGGTCGGTGGTCGACCCGGCGCTCAGCGCGCTGATTGCTTTGTTCATCTCGTACGGTGCATGGCAGATTGTCAAACAGACGTCGGGGATTTTGATGGAAGGCACGCCAAAGGATGTGGATTTCGGCAAGGTCGTGGAGACCCTCAAAGCCATTCCGGGCGTGCACGACCTCCATGATGTGCACATTTGGTCGATTACCAGCGGCAAAAACGCGTTGTCCTGCCACATCACGCTCGACGGCGACATGACGATTCGGGACAGTCAGCAGATTCTGCGGGAGATGGAGCATCGGCTGATTCACATGGGCATTGGACACGTGACCATCCAAACGGAGGATGACGAACATCCGCACGAGGACTCGGAGTTGTGTGCTGCGGTGGAAGGGCACCCGCACGCCCATTCGTGA
- a CDS encoding GGDEF domain-containing protein, giving the protein MDKHLEALFNTSREWTKYKRGSEVAKAAIEFLRTQFQVDAGFVNYERHPRASGADYLREPLRWFTSWGYSTPDAELRKGIAESMHFQSQLKLRQWFSVDELPSVWSEINRVNGIRQVGIWLLHFDDAPVGVFVLARKSAHFDDSQAISFCMAHISMVIEMVLQRRLAEELSVRDPLTGLMNRRGFLCEFDHLVQSQQDTPLMLCVLDVDRFKQVNDEFGHQAGDELLAKVGDILQTNTKARGGICARIGGDEFVLLAHLGARDVYRAAKIVIGWYREEGIRVSVGAAAFGPDGLDFDACYRKADQRLYQMKAGVAR; this is encoded by the coding sequence ATGGACAAGCACCTGGAAGCATTGTTCAACACCTCTCGCGAATGGACGAAATACAAGAGAGGCTCCGAAGTTGCAAAAGCAGCAATTGAGTTTCTCCGCACACAGTTTCAAGTCGATGCCGGCTTCGTGAACTACGAACGGCACCCGCGTGCATCTGGAGCAGACTACCTGCGTGAACCGCTGCGCTGGTTTACGTCGTGGGGATACAGCACACCGGACGCCGAACTGCGCAAAGGAATCGCCGAGTCGATGCACTTCCAATCCCAGTTGAAACTTCGGCAGTGGTTCTCCGTGGACGAACTCCCGTCGGTTTGGTCCGAAATCAACCGCGTCAACGGGATTCGACAGGTGGGGATTTGGCTGCTGCACTTTGACGACGCCCCTGTCGGGGTGTTTGTCCTGGCGCGGAAGTCAGCCCATTTCGACGACAGCCAGGCCATCTCGTTTTGCATGGCGCACATCTCCATGGTGATCGAAATGGTCCTGCAGCGTCGGCTGGCGGAGGAACTGTCCGTGCGGGATCCGCTCACCGGGCTGATGAACCGGCGCGGGTTTTTGTGCGAATTCGATCACCTCGTCCAGTCGCAGCAAGACACCCCTTTGATGCTGTGCGTCCTGGACGTCGACCGGTTCAAACAAGTCAATGACGAATTCGGCCACCAGGCAGGCGATGAACTCCTTGCGAAGGTCGGCGACATCCTGCAGACGAATACCAAAGCCCGCGGCGGCATTTGCGCGCGCATTGGCGGAGACGAGTTTGTGCTGCTGGCGCATCTGGGCGCACGCGATGTGTACCGCGCCGCCAAAATTGTCATCGGCTGGTACCGCGAGGAAGGCATCCGGGTCAGTGTCGGCGCAGCCGCCTTCGGTCCGGACGGGCTCGACTTCGACGCCTGCTATCGAAAAGCGGACCAGCGGCTGTACCAGATGAAGGCGGGCGTCGCCCGGTAA
- a CDS encoding SGNH/GDSL hydrolase family protein — MRKTKAAAWSVAGLAAILAAGMTTACGSTGSTPKDSPSTTVHQTASPASKPKPTTINLASLKNQTIIAVGGSAASGWGDSVKHYGYLGRGMNDLEKQSGVDFTFSNQSVGGWGPVQMQQRFPTLLKQYKPKVVIIAWGLLDDEAKHTPLPKLKAVIQQEISESLAAGADVWIVTPPTTGSTYGVHSNVQQEYVSTEIAAGQSFHSSRVIVFDLLTVMKAYLKSHNIDIKSLEYDSWHPNTAGHTLAGQLMADLILEAGHAKTGTLVNHLS, encoded by the coding sequence ATGAGAAAAACCAAGGCTGCCGCATGGTCCGTTGCAGGACTCGCTGCAATTTTGGCGGCGGGGATGACGACTGCCTGTGGCTCAACAGGTTCGACACCGAAGGATTCTCCTTCCACAACGGTCCATCAGACAGCCTCACCAGCGTCCAAGCCGAAACCGACGACCATCAACTTAGCCTCCCTCAAGAACCAGACCATCATCGCCGTCGGCGGGTCGGCTGCTTCCGGCTGGGGGGACTCGGTGAAACACTACGGGTACCTGGGACGCGGGATGAACGACCTGGAAAAGCAGTCGGGTGTCGACTTCACGTTTTCGAACCAATCTGTGGGCGGCTGGGGACCCGTGCAGATGCAGCAGCGCTTCCCCACGCTGTTAAAGCAATACAAGCCGAAAGTCGTGATCATCGCCTGGGGACTTCTGGACGACGAAGCCAAGCATACGCCGCTGCCAAAGCTGAAGGCGGTGATTCAACAGGAGATTTCCGAATCGCTGGCCGCTGGCGCGGATGTGTGGATCGTCACGCCGCCCACGACCGGATCGACCTACGGTGTGCACAGCAATGTCCAACAAGAATACGTGTCTACGGAAATTGCCGCTGGCCAAAGCTTTCACAGCTCCCGTGTCATCGTCTTTGATTTGCTGACCGTGATGAAAGCTTATCTGAAGTCGCACAACATCGACATCAAGTCCCTGGAATACGACAGCTGGCATCCAAACACAGCTGGTCACACCCTCGCGGGGCAGTTGATGGCGGACCTCATCCTTGAGGCAGGTCATGCGAAGACAGGAACACTCGTCAATCATCTCAGTTGA
- the pcrA gene encoding DNA helicase PcrA has translation MLHTIPSQDDILSGLNPQQQQAVQTTEGPVLVVAGAGSGKTSVLTRRIAYLISVRRVAPWSILAITFTNKAAREMRERIESWVGPVAADVWAMTFHAMCVRILRRDIERIGFQPGFTILDAGDQLTAIKRILRDQNVDPKRYDPRAIQSSISSAKNELKTAARLHDEAGNPYEKVVANVYLEYERRLRVNNSLDFDDLLFKTVQLFEQAPDVLDFYHHKFTYLHADEYQDTNHAQYRLVSLLAAKHQNLCVVGDSDQSIYGWRGADIRNILQFERDYPQAQVIRLEQNYRSTKTILRIANHVIRNNRQRKDKELWTEHEAGEKATLYEAVNEHAEARYIVEQIEQACRQGSTYQDCAILYRTNAQSRVLEEVLLQHGVPYRIYGGLKFYERKEIKDILAYLRLIANPADDVSLMRIINVPKRGVGDGTLDKLQAFAADRGLSLWDALAHASTVGVRGKIAIALAEFVQLIERLMQMKPFLSVTELTEELYQRSGYRAMLKAEKTLEAEARVENLDEFLSLTREFDAAWQGETPDQALETFLSEVALVADTDLNSGKPAASAETNENAVVLMTLHSAKGLEFPIVFLAGMEEGIFPHSRALGMDSEMEEERRLCYVGITRAKRKLYLTTCASRMIFGEFRHFTPSRFIDEMPADLLERASDAFGDGRLSTGERTVSGGGLRGLRRVGTGGSTGRSAGAKRGAAPFEKDPAATYKAGDKVEHRKWGIGTVIDTAGSDGDVELTIAFPAPVGIKRLLAQFAPIRKVTAASKEGKDVDVEG, from the coding sequence TTGCTTCACACGATACCCAGTCAGGATGACATCTTGTCGGGCCTGAATCCGCAGCAGCAGCAGGCGGTTCAGACGACCGAAGGCCCGGTGCTTGTGGTGGCAGGCGCAGGCAGCGGCAAGACCAGTGTGTTGACGCGCCGCATCGCCTACTTGATTTCCGTGCGCCGGGTCGCCCCCTGGAGCATTCTGGCCATTACCTTTACCAACAAGGCAGCGCGGGAAATGCGCGAACGCATCGAGTCGTGGGTCGGGCCCGTGGCCGCTGACGTTTGGGCGATGACCTTTCACGCGATGTGTGTGCGCATTCTTCGGCGGGACATTGAACGCATCGGCTTTCAGCCAGGGTTCACCATTTTGGACGCCGGTGACCAGCTGACGGCCATCAAGCGCATTTTGAGAGATCAAAACGTGGATCCCAAGCGGTACGACCCGCGCGCAATCCAGAGTTCCATCAGCAGCGCGAAGAATGAACTGAAGACGGCTGCCCGGCTGCACGACGAAGCGGGCAATCCGTATGAAAAAGTTGTGGCCAACGTGTATCTGGAGTATGAGCGCCGCCTTCGCGTGAACAACTCGCTCGACTTTGACGACCTCCTGTTCAAGACGGTGCAGCTGTTTGAACAGGCGCCTGACGTCCTGGACTTTTACCATCATAAATTTACCTATCTTCACGCCGATGAATACCAGGACACCAACCATGCCCAATACCGTCTGGTGTCGCTGCTCGCCGCGAAACATCAAAATCTGTGCGTCGTGGGGGACTCCGACCAGTCCATCTATGGCTGGCGGGGGGCCGACATTCGAAACATCCTTCAGTTCGAGCGGGACTACCCACAGGCGCAGGTCATTCGTCTGGAGCAAAACTATCGGTCGACCAAGACCATCCTGCGCATCGCCAACCACGTGATTCGGAACAATCGGCAGAGGAAAGACAAGGAATTGTGGACCGAACACGAGGCCGGTGAAAAGGCGACGTTATATGAAGCGGTCAATGAGCACGCCGAAGCGCGTTACATCGTGGAGCAGATTGAGCAGGCGTGCCGGCAGGGAAGCACTTATCAGGACTGCGCGATTCTCTATCGGACCAACGCACAGTCCCGTGTGCTGGAAGAGGTGCTGTTACAGCACGGGGTTCCGTACCGGATTTACGGCGGACTGAAGTTCTACGAACGAAAAGAAATCAAGGACATTCTCGCCTACCTGCGGCTGATTGCGAACCCGGCGGACGATGTCAGTCTGATGAGAATCATCAACGTCCCCAAACGAGGCGTCGGCGATGGCACGCTGGACAAGCTGCAGGCGTTCGCTGCCGATCGCGGCCTGTCACTGTGGGACGCGCTGGCACACGCCTCAACGGTCGGGGTGCGTGGGAAAATCGCGATCGCGCTGGCGGAATTCGTTCAACTGATAGAGCGGCTGATGCAGATGAAACCTTTTCTGTCGGTGACGGAACTCACTGAGGAGCTCTATCAACGCTCCGGATACCGCGCCATGTTGAAGGCCGAAAAGACCCTCGAAGCGGAAGCCCGGGTGGAAAACCTGGATGAGTTCCTGTCGCTGACGCGAGAATTTGACGCGGCTTGGCAAGGAGAGACGCCCGACCAGGCGCTGGAGACGTTCCTGTCGGAGGTTGCGCTGGTGGCGGACACCGACTTGAACAGCGGCAAGCCCGCCGCCTCCGCCGAGACGAATGAAAACGCGGTGGTGCTGATGACGCTGCACAGCGCGAAAGGGCTCGAGTTTCCCATCGTGTTTCTGGCGGGGATGGAAGAAGGGATTTTTCCGCACAGCCGGGCGCTCGGCATGGATTCGGAGATGGAGGAGGAGCGCAGGCTCTGCTACGTCGGCATCACGCGCGCGAAGCGCAAGCTGTACCTGACCACGTGCGCCTCGCGGATGATTTTTGGCGAGTTTCGGCACTTCACCCCGTCGCGGTTTATCGACGAGATGCCCGCTGACCTGTTGGAGCGTGCGTCGGACGCATTCGGCGACGGCCGGCTGAGCACGGGTGAGCGCACCGTGTCCGGGGGCGGCCTGCGCGGCCTCCGGCGGGTGGGGACCGGGGGCTCTACTGGGCGCTCTGCAGGCGCAAAGCGCGGGGCCGCGCCGTTCGAGAAGGACCCGGCGGCCACCTACAAAGCGGGCGACAAGGTCGAGCACCGCAAGTGGGGGATTGGCACCGTGATCGACACCGCTGGCAGCGACGGAGACGTGGAATTGACCATCGCGTTTCCGGCGCCAGTTGGCATCAAGCGGCTGCTGGCTCAATTCGCACCCATTCGCAAGGTCACAGCAGCATCCAAGGAGGGGAAGGACGTTGATGTCGAAGGCTGA
- the ligA gene encoding NAD-dependent DNA ligase LigA encodes MSKAEAAQRAKELRERIAYHNRRYYELDNPEITDAEWDALMRELLEIEAAHPDLVTADSPTQRVGGRPAEGFAKVTHEVPMLSLSNAYSANELREFDARVREAVGASVRYVCELKIDGLAVSLRYQAGRLVRGATRGDGVIGEDITANIRTIRSVPLQLTEPVDIEVRGEAYLPKPAFVRLNAEREARGEPLFANPRNAAAGSLRQLDPRVAASRGLSLFTYTVVEAERFVDAHSEALRYAASLGLPVNPEWRVFDVIDDVIAFVESWDTKRHELPYATDGMVIKVDSLTLQRQLGFTAKSPRWAIAYKYQAEQAETVLRGIELSVGRTGAVTPTAIFDPVQLAGTTVSRASLHNEDLIRERDIRIGDTIVVQKAGDIIPEVVRSLPEMRKGDEVPFAMPQTCPQCGQPLVRLAGEAAWRCVNPSCPALIRESIIHFASRDAMNIEGLGEQWVTQLLEHGLIHDVADLYALNREALMSLERMGEKSAANLLGAIERSKQNSLERLVFGLGIRLVGEKAARTLARSFGTLRNLMHASEDELQAIPEIGPKMAESIVRYFATPDVQRLVERLAEAGVNMVYRGRGGPASASESPAGASSWFAGKTFVLTGTLETMDRKRAGELVESLGGKVTGSVSKQTDVLVAGEKAGSKLDKARALIASKEKPELEILDEAAFLTKLREAGLDVED; translated from the coding sequence ATGTCGAAGGCTGAGGCGGCACAGCGCGCGAAGGAGCTGCGCGAGCGGATTGCCTATCACAACCGGCGTTATTATGAACTGGACAATCCAGAAATCACCGACGCGGAGTGGGACGCTCTGATGCGGGAACTGCTGGAGATTGAGGCGGCGCATCCGGATTTGGTGACGGCCGATTCTCCGACCCAGCGCGTTGGCGGGCGCCCGGCGGAAGGGTTTGCGAAGGTGACGCATGAAGTCCCCATGCTGTCGCTGTCCAACGCCTATAGTGCAAACGAACTGCGGGAGTTTGACGCGCGCGTGCGCGAAGCGGTGGGCGCGTCTGTGCGGTATGTGTGTGAGTTGAAGATTGACGGACTGGCGGTGTCCTTGCGGTATCAAGCGGGGCGGCTCGTCCGGGGGGCGACGCGTGGAGACGGGGTCATTGGGGAGGACATCACCGCCAACATCCGGACCATTCGGAGCGTACCGCTGCAGTTGACAGAGCCGGTGGACATTGAAGTCCGCGGCGAGGCGTACCTGCCGAAACCGGCGTTCGTGCGGCTGAATGCAGAACGCGAGGCCCGCGGCGAACCCCTGTTTGCCAATCCGCGCAACGCGGCGGCAGGGTCCCTTCGGCAGCTGGACCCGAGGGTGGCCGCTTCGCGCGGTTTGTCCCTCTTCACGTATACGGTGGTGGAGGCAGAGCGGTTCGTGGACGCACACTCCGAGGCCCTGCGATACGCAGCATCGCTGGGGCTGCCCGTGAATCCGGAGTGGCGGGTGTTTGACGTCATCGACGACGTCATCGCCTTTGTGGAAAGCTGGGACACCAAGCGTCACGAACTGCCGTACGCGACAGACGGCATGGTGATTAAGGTGGACAGCCTCACCCTGCAGCGCCAGCTGGGGTTCACGGCGAAGAGTCCCCGCTGGGCCATCGCCTACAAGTACCAGGCGGAGCAGGCGGAGACGGTGCTGCGGGGCATCGAACTCAGTGTGGGCCGCACGGGGGCGGTGACGCCGACGGCCATTTTTGATCCGGTCCAGTTGGCGGGTACGACGGTCTCGCGCGCTTCTTTACATAATGAGGATTTGATTCGAGAACGGGACATCCGTATCGGCGACACGATTGTCGTGCAAAAGGCTGGGGACATTATTCCTGAAGTCGTCCGTTCCCTCCCGGAAATGCGCAAGGGGGACGAAGTTCCGTTCGCCATGCCACAAACCTGTCCGCAGTGCGGCCAACCCCTGGTGCGGCTGGCGGGGGAGGCTGCGTGGCGGTGCGTGAATCCGTCGTGTCCGGCGCTCATTCGCGAGAGCATCATTCACTTTGCCTCGCGGGATGCGATGAACATTGAAGGACTCGGTGAACAGTGGGTCACGCAGCTCCTTGAACATGGGTTAATTCACGATGTCGCTGACCTGTACGCCCTCAACCGGGAAGCGCTGATGTCGTTGGAGCGCATGGGGGAAAAATCCGCCGCCAATCTGCTGGGCGCCATCGAGCGAAGCAAGCAGAATTCGCTGGAACGGCTCGTGTTTGGCTTGGGCATCCGGCTGGTGGGAGAGAAAGCGGCCCGCACGTTGGCCAGGTCCTTTGGCACGCTGCGCAATCTGATGCACGCGTCGGAAGACGAGCTTCAGGCGATTCCGGAAATCGGCCCGAAGATGGCGGAAAGTATCGTCCGCTACTTCGCGACGCCAGACGTTCAGCGGCTGGTGGAACGCCTCGCGGAAGCAGGCGTAAATATGGTCTATCGCGGGCGCGGCGGTCCGGCATCTGCCAGCGAATCACCGGCAGGCGCCTCTTCCTGGTTTGCGGGAAAGACGTTCGTGTTAACGGGGACGCTGGAAACGATGGACCGCAAGCGGGCGGGCGAGTTGGTGGAGTCACTTGGGGGAAAAGTCACCGGGAGCGTCAGTAAGCAAACCGACGTACTGGTTGCTGGTGAGAAGGCTGGGTCAAAGCTCGACAAAGCCCGCGCGCTGATTGCCTCCAAAGAAAAACCGGAGCTCGAGATTTTGGATGAAGCCGCGTTTCTGACGAAGCTGCGTGAAGCGGGACTGGATGTGGAAGACTAA